A segment of the Yersinia rochesterensis genome:
GCCGGAAGCGAATATCTTCGCCCTGGCGCAGCATCAGTACGTCGGCAGTCGTGAAGCGGATGTCGGCAGCCACTTCAAGCTTGATGCCTACCAACTCTACAACGCCAAAGTGGGTCTGGAATTCTCCTCCTTCGATGTCTACGTCTTTGGTCAAAACCTGACGGATGAACGCCCGCAGTACATTGGTCTGTATTACGGTCCGGGCAGCGAGGCGGTCACCGTTGGACATGGCCGCGTATTGGGCGTCGGCACGCAAATTAAATTCTGATTACCCGCTGCGCCCGGATGGTGTTCGGGCGCATCATTCAGTTTACCCGGATGCAACTATGATGAAATTACGCCTGCCAGGGTGGCTGTTCCTGGGTGTGACAATGGCTCTGCCCGCCGCGCAGGCCGCCGCTGACCGGACTCTCCGGGTGGTGATGTTGGGCAGCCAGAGCGAAACGCTCGATTACGGGCGCGCGCAAACCTATTACCCCTGGGTGGTGAGCGGTAACGTCTGCGATGTGCTGGTGGCGGATAGGCAGGGCCGTCCAGACTATCAGCTGAGTCGTGCCATTACCCCCAATCAGGATGCCACGCGCTGGACTGTCTCACTGCGTTCCGGGGTGCGCTTTTCCGATGGATCGCCGCTCACCGCTGATGATGTGCTGGCGAGCCTGCGCTTCTTGGCCGCCTCTCCCGGCTTTGCCGGATTCTTCAGCGATGTCGATATGCAGGCCAGCCGCGTGGTGAATGCCGAAGAGCTGGAGCTGGTTCTTACCCGTCCGCGTGCCGATCTGGTCACCACCGTGCTGACCGCCGCCAGCATGGTATGGAAGCAGGGGCGTGGCGATGCGGTGATCCCGGTATGCAGCGGCCCGTATCAGGTCGCCTCCTTCAACGCGCAGAACGGGGCGCTGCTCAGCCGTAACCCTTACGCATGGCAGCCTGCGGCGTGGTTTGATCGCATTGAAATTCGCCCGCTGGCCGATGCCACGGCGCGGGTAAACGCCCTGCTGAGCGGTGCGGCAGACTATGCCTTTGATATTCCGGTTAGCAGCGCCCGCAGCGTGGACGGACGTCAGGGCTGGCAAATCATCCGCAGCGGCGTGGCGAATGCCAGCGGTTATTACTTTGCCATGAATACCAGGGTCAAACCGTTTGACGACGTTGAGGTCCGGCAGGCGCTGAAAACGCTGGTCAACCGTCAGCAGCTGCTTGCTGTGGTTCTCGGCGGCTATGGCTATCTCGGGAATGACGTGTTCGGCCAGGGGCTCAGCGGTTTTGACAGCCAGCTCCCTCAGCGCCGGACCGATGCTGCCGAGGCGCAGGCGCTGCTGCGCAAAAAAGGGATCACGCAGCTGACCTTGCTGACCGCCGATCTGACTCCGGGGCTGAACGACGCGGCGGAACTATTACGCCAGCAACTGGCCGACGTGGGCATTACCCTCAGGGTTGAGACGGTGGCCGCGGCCGATTATCTGGGGGATATGTCGCGTCTGCATCAGGCGCAGATGCTTTCGATGTACGCGTTAAATCGCCCCTTCCTGGCGGCGATCCCGATGCTGTTCGGTAATGACAACCCCTATAACTATGGCGGGTGGTATCCGGACGATTTTGCGGCAGGGGTAGAGCAGGCGCGTAAAACGCTCGATCCGCAGCGCCAACAACAGCAGCTTGACCGGTTACAACAACAGCTGTGGCAACAGGGGCCGTATTTGCTCTGGGGGTATCGCGATGGGCTTTCGGCGGCGGTGACGGCCTTGCAGGGCGTTGAACTCAACCAGGGGATCCCGCTGTTCCGCCGCGCCCGAATGGCGGCCGGCCAATGATGGCCAAATTTGTTCTCTGGCGTCTGCTCAGCGCTCTGCTGCTGCTGTGGCTGGCGAGCATGTTGATCTTCTTCACCCTGGCGCTGGCTCCCGGAGATGCCGCAGTGCAGGCACTGGGTGAACGCGCCACCCCGCAGGCGTTGCAGACGCTGCGGCATCAGTTCGGTCTCGATCGGCCCGTCACCGTAAGGTACTGGCAGTGGCTTAGCGATATTCTGCGCGGCGATCCCGGCATCTCTATCACCAGCCAACAGCCGGTAGCCGATATTATCGCTCCCGCCGCCCGACGGAGCGGGCTGCTGGCGCTGCTGGCCGCCTGCGGGATGCTGCTGCTGGGAGGCACCGGCGGCGTACTGGCGGCAATGTATTGTGATCGCTGGCAGGACCGGCTGCTCTCATTTATCGCAATGAGCGGATTAAGCACCCCGGAATTTATTGTTGCAACGCTGATGATCCTGCTGTTGGCGGTTGGGGCGGGGTGGTTCCCGGCGGTCTCCCTGCTGCCGGCTTCCGGCAATATCAGCGACCAGTGGTCGATTCTGGTTCTCCCCGCGCTGACTCTGGCACTGATCGGCGGCTGTTATTTGCTGCGTATGATACGCGCCTCGCTGATAAGGCTAACGGCCGCGCCCAATATCCTCAGCGCCCGCCTTAACGGCGTGCGCGGGCTGACGCTGGTGGCCCGCCATTTGCTGCCGCAGGCCGCGGGGCCGCTGGCCCAATTGTTTGCCGCCAGTTTACCCTACCTGATTGGCGGCGCCGTGGTGGTGGAACGCGTATTTGGTTTTCCCGGCCTCGGCGAGCTGCTGCTGACGGCGCTGAATACCCGCGATGCTATTTTGCTTCAGGGAGTAGCGATGCTGCTGGCGCTGATTACCGCCCTGTGTTGGTTCACGGCGGATATCCTGGCGGTCTGGCTCGATCCCTGGCGGAGGCGCTCGTGAGAATCGTCGCTTTATTGATGATTGCCCTGATTATCTGTGGCCCGTGGCTGGCCCCCTATAACCCACAGCGTAGCCTCGGTCTGGCCTGGCAACTGCCGGATAAAACGCTGTGGCTGGGCAGCGATGGCCTGGGACGGGATGTTTTGAGCCGTCTGCTGAGCGGTGGTCACAATATTCTGCTGTTCCCTCTGTTGTGCGCACTGTGTTCCTCATTTTTAGGCAGCCTGTGCGCGCTGCTGCTGGTGGCTTTGCCCGATCGCGGGAGAAGGCTGGTGGTGTTACTGGACCCGCTGCTGTACATGCCCCCGCTGCTGGTACTGATCGGGGTCATCTATGCCTTTGGCAACGGGCAGGTCGCGCTGTTGATCGGGATGACGTTACTCAATATCCCTTTTACCCTGCGCTACGTACGTTCGCTGGCGGATCTCGTCCTCGATACCGGTTACGTTGAGGTCGCGCGTGCGGCAGGCGATACGCTGCCGTTACTGCTGTGGCGCGAAGTCATGCCGGTGATTGTGCCCGGTATCCTGGCCGATGGGACAACCCGTTATGTCGCGGCGATTTACCTGCTCGCCTCGGCCAGTTTTCTCGGTATCGCCACTCCCGGCGGGATCGACTGGGCGTCAATGGTGCGCGACGGATTACCCGGACTGATGCTAAACCCATGGGCGGCGCTGCTACCTGCGCTTGGTATCGCGCTGGTGGTGGTGGCCATCAGTTTGCAGACTGACCGCTGGAGCAGGAGCTGATGCGCTGGGTGGTGCAGGTATACGGCCTGACGATCCGCAACCCGCAGGGCGATGCGCTGTTGCAGGACATTAACTTTGAGCTGGCCGCGGGTGGTTCGCTGGCGCTGATTGGCGGCAGCGGGGCGGGGAAAAGCACTCTTGGGCGGGCGCTGCTGGGTGACCTGACCTCCGGGCAGCGGCACGCCGGCGGGCGGATTATCTGCTGCGGATGCGAGGTATTGCAGGCGACGCCTCGCCAGCTCCGGCAGCTCAGATTCAGGCATACTGCCTGGCTTGGCCAGGACCCGGCACAGGAGCTGACGCCGGGTATGTCGGTGCGGCGTCAGCTGAATGAATTTCATCATGGTGATGCCAGCGCCATTCGCGAGATGCTGGCTTCGCTCGGATTACCGCAGGATGACGCTTTCCTGCAGCGTTTCCCTCACCAGCTTTCCGGCGGGCAGCGCCGGCGGGTCGCACTGGCTCGGGTGTTATTGAAGCGCCCGCTGCTCCTCATTCTCGATGAGCCCTTCGCCGGATTAGATCGGCGACATCGTGAGCAGATGATGGCGGAACTGCGTCAGCTACAGCGGCAATATCGCTTTGCCCTCTTGCTGATCGGTCACCAGCTCAACGCCGTGGCGGAGATAGCGCAACGGATGCTGGTACTGCATAACGGGCAGCAGCTGGAATATGGTGACACCCGGCAGCTTTTTGCCACCCCCAAAAGTCCGCTGCTGCAAGCGTGGTTGTCTCCTGTGACCTTCTCGCGACCGGTAGCCACTGAGGGTGAGCCGCTGCTGCGGGTTGCGCACTGGCATTCAGGGGATTCGCGACGGACCGCGATGCCGGCGCTGAGTTTCGCGCTGCATCCGGGGCAGTGCCTTGCGGTCACCGGGCCATCCGGAATTGGCAAAAGCACCCTCGCGCGCTCGCTTGCGGGGCTAAATCCCCCCCATCAGGGCGCTATCACCCTTGACGATCGGCCGCTGGCAAGCGATGTGCGCCGGCGCTCCCGCGAACAGCAGCGCGCCATCGCGCTGGTGCCTCAGGACCCAGCTCATTCGCTGCACCCGCTGCGCAGCGTTGGGCGGCAGCTGCAGCAGGCGCTCGATCGGTACCGATTATCCCACCCAGGCAGTGTGGCCGCGCTGCTGCACCAGGTCGGACTGCCCGGCGATTACGCCCGCCGCCTGCCGCGAGAGCTCTCCGGCGGCGAACAGCAGCGCGTGGCGCTGGCGCGGGCGCTGGCGGGTCAGCCCAGCGTGCTTATCTGCGATGAAGTGACCTCGGCGCTGGATGTGCTCAGCGCCCGCACGATTCTGCAACTGCTGAGTCAGCTACTGGCGCAGGGCATGGCAGTGCTTTTTATTACCCATGATTTACCGGCAGCCAGACAGATTTGCACCGCAGGTCTGCATCTCAGCGGCGGTGACGCTGATCCAGGCGCGGTGTTTGACAAGGAGATTTGTGATGACTTCAACATGCGAGACTGAACCTCAGCAGGCCGGGCTACTACGACCGGTTCGCGGCTGGATTGCGCTGGCGGTAGTGCTTCAGGTAGGTTCATCGGCGCTGGTGCTGGCCCCGCTGATTGGTTTGACTGAACTGGCGCGGGTGTTGATGAGCGCGCAGGCAGATCGCGCGGCCCTCGCCTGGCATATCGTGAAAATATCCGCTTTCTGCCTGGGCGGAGGATTGGCGTTGCGCGGCCTGGCCGATCTCACGACGCATCTCGCTGACAACGCGTTCTCCCTGTGGCTGCGCCGCCAGCTAGCGCGTCGTATGGCGCACGCGCCGCTCAGCTGGTTCAGCGCCAACAGCAGCGGCAGAATTAAGCAGGGTATGCAGGATGACGTGACCGCCATTCATCATCTGGTAGCGCACTCCTATCTGAACCTGGCAAACGCCGCCGCCACCCTGCTGTGCGTCTACGGCTACCTGCTGTTCATCGATTGGCGGATGACGCTGATCTCCTTGATTCCGCTACCGTTCTTTTTTCTGCTCTATCGCCGGATTATGCGTGCCAGCCAGGCCAAAATGGCGGAGTACGGCCAGCAGCTGGAGCAGGTCAATCGCTCGGTGGTGGAGTTTGTCCAAGGCATACCGGTGGTGAAAACCTTCGGCCAGCATGGCGTTGCTCATCAGGCGTACCGTCGGGCGGTAGACAGCTTTCGCGATTTCTTCCTCGACTGGGTACGCCCGCTGATCAAGCCGGAAAGCCTCTCTGGGGTGATCATCGCGCCGATCACCTTGTTGCTGCTGGTGCTGGTTGGCGGCGTCACCTTTATTCATCTCGGCTGGATGGAGGTCTGGCAACTCCTGCCGTTTGCGGTACTGGGGCTGGGGATCTCGGTGCCCATTGGCACGTTAAGCAGCAGCGCACAGTCGCTACAGATGGCGAAGGGGGCTTTTACTCGCCTGGCCGGGCTACTGGCGATCCCTCAACAAAAGGAGCCGGAGCGGGTGATGCTCAATGCGGGCAGCCAGGTGCGCTTTGAGCGCGTCAGCTTTAGCTACGGGCCCGATCGCCAGATTCTGCATGACGTATCGCTGACGCTGGAGCCCGGTACGGTAACGGCGCTGGTTGGCGCATCCGGGGCGGGCAAATCAACGCTGGCGAAGCTACTTCTGCGCTTTGCCGAACCCGACGCCGGCCGGATTATGCTAGGGGGCGTCGATCTGGCGAATATCGCGGCCGACCACCTCTATCGCCAGATTGGCTGCGTCTTTCAGGAGGTGCGGCTGCTGCGGCTCAGCATCAGAGACAACATTGCCCTTGGCCATCCGCAGGCCACCGATCGGCAAGTGATTGCCGCGGCGCAGGCGGCCAATATCCATCAACGCATTCTGCAACTGCCGCGCGGCTATGAGTCGGTTTATGGTGAAGATGCCCGCCTGTCGGGCGGGGAAGCGCAGCGCCTGAGTATTGCCAGAGCGCTGCTCAAGGAGCCGCAGCTGCTGGTGCTGGATGAAGCGACGGCGCAGGCTGACGCCGAGTCGGAGGCCGCCATACAGGACACGCTCTCCCGGCTCATTTCTCAACAGGGTAATCGCTCGCTGCTGGTGGTGGCTCACCGCCTCGCGACGGTGGTTAACGCCGATAATATCGTGGTGCTGGCGCAGGGACGTATTGTGGAACAGGGAACGCATAGCCAGCTGCTGGCTAACAACGGCGAATACGCGCGTCTGTGGCAGGCCCAGTTCTCACCATCAAAGGAGGAGGTATGCTGCTGACCCGTCTCTCGTCGCTGCTGGGCAAAGATAACGCCAGGGTTCTGCGACGTTACCTGATTCTGATGGCGCTTTTCTGCCTCGTGCAGGGCATCGCTTTTGCGATGGTTGTGCCGATCGTCCAGGCGCTATTGCAGGATGATATCACCCGGGCGACGTGGTGGTTATTGCCGCTCACGCTGGCTACGTTGCTCGCCTGGTATCTTAACTACGTTGCCTCGTTGGGCGGCTTCAGGGTGGCCATAGCGCTACTGAATATCCTACGTCACCGCATTGGCGACCACGTGGTGACTCTGCCGCTGGGCTGGTTCAGCCCCGCCAATACCGGCCAGCTTGGCGTGCTGCTCAGTCAGGGGGTGATGGAAATCCTCGGGCTGCCCGCCCATCAGTTAAGCCCGCTCATGCGCGCCACCTTGACGCCGCTGGTGGTGGTGGCGATTACCTTTTACTTCGACTGGCGTATCGCGCTGATCGCGCTGGTGATTTTTCCGCTGGTGGCGCTGGTTTATTGGTGGGCGGGCAGGCTGGGCCGCGCCGCAGACGAAGCCGTTCACCTTGCCACGGCGGAAGCCAGCGAACGTATGCTTGAGTTTGCGCAGAACCAAATGGTGCTGCGCACTCACGGCTGCGGCGAGCAGGGACATGCCAATTTTGATGCCGCCCTGGTGGCACAAAATCGGGCCAGTAAACGCCAGCTGTGGCTGGTGCTGCCGCCGTTACTGGCGAACTCATGGCTGGCGCAGCTCAGCTTCCTGACGTTGATGGCCAGCGTCACCTGGCTGGGGCTGGCCGATAACGATCCGCAGCAGCTGGTCACGGTGCAGGCGCTGCTGGTGCTGATTAACCGGGTGATTGATCCCCTTACCGAAGTAGCGGCCTACGGATCCGGGATCCGTATGGCTTCTGCCCAAATGGATGCGGTGGAACGGGTACTGGCCGAGCAACCCTTGCCGCAGGCCGACGATCCGCAGCCATACGGCGGCGAGGCCAGCATTCAGCTGCATAACGTGACCTTTGGCTATCAACCCGAGCGGCCGATCCTGAAAAATGTGTCGCTTACGCTGCCCGCCAACACCACCACGGCGCTGGTGGGCCTCTCTGGCGCCGGTAAAACCACCCTTATGCGTTTGATCGCGCGTTTCTTCGATCCCGACAGCGGCAGCATTACGCTGGGAGGCACCGATCTGCGCCAGTTAAGCAGTCGCGAGCACATGTCGCTGATCGCGCCAGTCTTTCAGGACAATTATCTGTTCAGCGGCACCCTGCAGGAAAACGTATTGATTGGCAATCCGCACGCCGATGCGCAGGAAATTGCGCAGGTGGTCAGGCTGGCGCGGCTGGACGAGCTGCTGCAGCGTCTGCCGGATGGCTGGCAAAGCCAGGTGGGCGAGGGCGGCGGCCTGCTTTCCGGCGGTGAACGCCAGCGCGTCGCCATCGCGCGCGCATTGTTGAAAAACGCGCCGATATTGCTGCTGGATGAGGCCACCGGCGCTCTTGACGCGGAGAATCAGTCCGCGATCGCCGCCGGATTACGGTCTCTGCACCATCGCTGTACGCTGCTGGTCATTGCCCATCAGCTCTCGACCATCCAAAACGCTGACCAGATTCTGGTGCTGGATC
Coding sequences within it:
- a CDS encoding ABC transporter substrate-binding protein, producing the protein MMKLRLPGWLFLGVTMALPAAQAAADRTLRVVMLGSQSETLDYGRAQTYYPWVVSGNVCDVLVADRQGRPDYQLSRAITPNQDATRWTVSLRSGVRFSDGSPLTADDVLASLRFLAASPGFAGFFSDVDMQASRVVNAEELELVLTRPRADLVTTVLTAASMVWKQGRGDAVIPVCSGPYQVASFNAQNGALLSRNPYAWQPAAWFDRIEIRPLADATARVNALLSGAADYAFDIPVSSARSVDGRQGWQIIRSGVANASGYYFAMNTRVKPFDDVEVRQALKTLVNRQQLLAVVLGGYGYLGNDVFGQGLSGFDSQLPQRRTDAAEAQALLRKKGITQLTLLTADLTPGLNDAAELLRQQLADVGITLRVETVAAADYLGDMSRLHQAQMLSMYALNRPFLAAIPMLFGNDNPYNYGGWYPDDFAAGVEQARKTLDPQRQQQQLDRLQQQLWQQGPYLLWGYRDGLSAAVTALQGVELNQGIPLFRRARMAAGQ
- a CDS encoding ABC transporter permease; translation: MMAKFVLWRLLSALLLLWLASMLIFFTLALAPGDAAVQALGERATPQALQTLRHQFGLDRPVTVRYWQWLSDILRGDPGISITSQQPVADIIAPAARRSGLLALLAACGMLLLGGTGGVLAAMYCDRWQDRLLSFIAMSGLSTPEFIVATLMILLLAVGAGWFPAVSLLPASGNISDQWSILVLPALTLALIGGCYLLRMIRASLIRLTAAPNILSARLNGVRGLTLVARHLLPQAAGPLAQLFAASLPYLIGGAVVVERVFGFPGLGELLLTALNTRDAILLQGVAMLLALITALCWFTADILAVWLDPWRRRS
- a CDS encoding ABC transporter permease produces the protein MRIVALLMIALIICGPWLAPYNPQRSLGLAWQLPDKTLWLGSDGLGRDVLSRLLSGGHNILLFPLLCALCSSFLGSLCALLLVALPDRGRRLVVLLDPLLYMPPLLVLIGVIYAFGNGQVALLIGMTLLNIPFTLRYVRSLADLVLDTGYVEVARAAGDTLPLLLWREVMPVIVPGILADGTTRYVAAIYLLASASFLGIATPGGIDWASMVRDGLPGLMLNPWAALLPALGIALVVVAISLQTDRWSRS
- a CDS encoding ABC transporter ATP-binding protein, with product MRWVVQVYGLTIRNPQGDALLQDINFELAAGGSLALIGGSGAGKSTLGRALLGDLTSGQRHAGGRIICCGCEVLQATPRQLRQLRFRHTAWLGQDPAQELTPGMSVRRQLNEFHHGDASAIREMLASLGLPQDDAFLQRFPHQLSGGQRRRVALARVLLKRPLLLILDEPFAGLDRRHREQMMAELRQLQRQYRFALLLIGHQLNAVAEIAQRMLVLHNGQQLEYGDTRQLFATPKSPLLQAWLSPVTFSRPVATEGEPLLRVAHWHSGDSRRTAMPALSFALHPGQCLAVTGPSGIGKSTLARSLAGLNPPHQGAITLDDRPLASDVRRRSREQQRAIALVPQDPAHSLHPLRSVGRQLQQALDRYRLSHPGSVAALLHQVGLPGDYARRLPRELSGGEQQRVALARALAGQPSVLICDEVTSALDVLSARTILQLLSQLLAQGMAVLFITHDLPAARQICTAGLHLSGGDADPGAVFDKEICDDFNMRD
- a CDS encoding ABC transporter ATP-binding protein, with product MTSTCETEPQQAGLLRPVRGWIALAVVLQVGSSALVLAPLIGLTELARVLMSAQADRAALAWHIVKISAFCLGGGLALRGLADLTTHLADNAFSLWLRRQLARRMAHAPLSWFSANSSGRIKQGMQDDVTAIHHLVAHSYLNLANAAATLLCVYGYLLFIDWRMTLISLIPLPFFFLLYRRIMRASQAKMAEYGQQLEQVNRSVVEFVQGIPVVKTFGQHGVAHQAYRRAVDSFRDFFLDWVRPLIKPESLSGVIIAPITLLLLVLVGGVTFIHLGWMEVWQLLPFAVLGLGISVPIGTLSSSAQSLQMAKGAFTRLAGLLAIPQQKEPERVMLNAGSQVRFERVSFSYGPDRQILHDVSLTLEPGTVTALVGASGAGKSTLAKLLLRFAEPDAGRIMLGGVDLANIAADHLYRQIGCVFQEVRLLRLSIRDNIALGHPQATDRQVIAAAQAANIHQRILQLPRGYESVYGEDARLSGGEAQRLSIARALLKEPQLLVLDEATAQADAESEAAIQDTLSRLISQQGNRSLLVVAHRLATVVNADNIVVLAQGRIVEQGTHSQLLANNGEYARLWQAQFSPSKEEVCC
- a CDS encoding ABC transporter ATP-binding protein, yielding MLLTRLSSLLGKDNARVLRRYLILMALFCLVQGIAFAMVVPIVQALLQDDITRATWWLLPLTLATLLAWYLNYVASLGGFRVAIALLNILRHRIGDHVVTLPLGWFSPANTGQLGVLLSQGVMEILGLPAHQLSPLMRATLTPLVVVAITFYFDWRIALIALVIFPLVALVYWWAGRLGRAADEAVHLATAEASERMLEFAQNQMVLRTHGCGEQGHANFDAALVAQNRASKRQLWLVLPPLLANSWLAQLSFLTLMASVTWLGLADNDPQQLVTVQALLVLINRVIDPLTEVAAYGSGIRMASAQMDAVERVLAEQPLPQADDPQPYGGEASIQLHNVTFGYQPERPILKNVSLTLPANTTTALVGLSGAGKTTLMRLIARFFDPDSGSITLGGTDLRQLSSREHMSLIAPVFQDNYLFSGTLQENVLIGNPHADAQEIAQVVRLARLDELLQRLPDGWQSQVGEGGGLLSGGERQRVAIARALLKNAPILLLDEATGALDAENQSAIAAGLRSLHHRCTLLVIAHQLSTIQNADQILVLDRQHIIEQGNHQQLLAAGGRYADFWQARNRAEGWRLQ